A segment of the Lycium ferocissimum isolate CSIRO_LF1 chromosome 5, AGI_CSIRO_Lferr_CH_V1, whole genome shotgun sequence genome:
attagaattggtgtaattactagggtagtaattacacagcagtgtaattacaacaacttgtttgtttgtcataacgtaattacggTGCAATTACAAGCGTGCTGTTTGATTACACAAGTGTAATTatacagttagtttaatttaaaaataaaatttaaaattaatatttaaaaaatatttgcctttataaatgatattaagttagttatttaataacacattgtttcttgaaaatatattaattaataatcatatatttgtaactaatattgtaaaaaataattgatatatatttttcaaattaataatatttaattttaattaattataaaacttaaaagaagactttttttttgtgagaacgtcatggattggatgtttgacaaaaaagaaatatttataaatataatgtcataacattattcaaatgtttaacacaaaaaatccatcaaatgtaagtgaaaataaacaacatgtaatgtaaaagcaaataacttaaaattgaaaatataacttaaattcaaaatccaaaagaacaAGTTTACCATAacactcttatgtcaaattctaacattatataagtaagttccaacgtaacttaagtaaataattcaaaagaaatggaaaatataagtctataacctcattcacaacgaaattctactttaataacgtcactcgttatatgtcaagtttgttaatgattcattctttccaatattaagaggtgtagtttcaaaaattagaataataacacggttatgctaaatgaataaaataaaaaaataaaatcaaatacgagcaattacatggaaccacaagaagtaaaggttgggaatgagaagaaagaaaatgaaaaataaataatataaaaataaaaatacattttaaaaataaaaaaataattaaaaagtaaaaataaaaaagaaattaacgtaatagaaataaaaaataaattaaaaatcaaaagaaattaaaataatagaaataaaaaataaaaggaaattaaaataaacacacttaaaagtaaccctgtaattacagggtgtaattacacccaattctcaaccccccccccccctaattggagagtgtaattacgccctctcaattacaccaaATTTTCatctaactgtgtaattacttggtcaaataAACAGGTcaaattgtgtaattacacccaattactcccaattccaattacctaggtggctttccaaacaggccctaaatgGCTTTGTAATTGGGAGATAACTAgtatttggtttttttttttttaatgaaaagtCAAATGTTCCTCCAGCTTTAAATTATAAACCTTCTTCTCATTCTATCTCAAAATATTGCCGTTGATTATGTATATACGATATCTATTTTACCATGTTGGAAACAGTGACGGATCTATAATTTACACTTAGGGGGTtcgaaaaaataacaaaagctaaatataaaaaataatgttgtcaatgggAATCAAACCTAGGACGCAATAACAATTTTGAACACTCTGGACCGCTTGAGCTAATCatttatatttattcagggtgttcaaaagtaatatatgtacataaacacagaaaatctaccctatatatacactgtaaatTTTTGCTGAGGGTGTTCGGTGCTCTAAATCCGCCCCTGGTTGGAAAGACAaataatgtttggaatgagATTATAAGCATCTTGATGGTAAAAACTTGTTCGAATTCTATATTTACACCAAAGCATAATAAATTggttaaattaaaaatttaggtgaaaaataaattaattaactatGATTTAGTAATAAAATGTATGTGAAAAATGTGTATACATTGAATTTGTGTAAACACTGACTGCCATGTACTTCTAAATTTACAGAGAGCAAAAATCAACACATTTACCCACATATATACGTACATTATTACATCAACaacaaatatacatacattattatTAATAGAAAACAAAATGCCAAGACAGGGAAAAGAACTTTTTCGCTATTGTTAATCtatctatataaatatataaaaataatataaaacacAAAATACACTCTCATAAGATAGgatttatatttatcttttttgtcaaatttttgACCTTTTAAATCACATCTTCCATTTATCCGCTACACAATGAAAAAAACCTGAAACGTCACTATTGTCTATTATTTCTATGCGTTGTGACCTTTCTGTCTTCTTGTAGGGTTACGTGCTTCATCATGAAACGACGCCCACAGTTAAAGGCCTTGACGTGTGTATGTATGTCTACATGCCTCTTCAATCATGCATGCATCTTTCAATTTCACTTTTGCTTTTTATTACCTTCTTCGATATCAAAGTAGACTTTTGCAAGTTTCTATTTCTACCTAAATTAAAAGTTTTTACTTTCGGAAAGTTTTCATCTATAATCCCCAACCACTTTATTGTAATATCACCGTTACTATTCCACCATTATATTTGCCGGCAGACCGATCTCCTCCGTCATTCGCCGCCGCTTGCTACCATTTTTAACGGTACATCCTCCTCCTATTCCTCAACATATATAGGTGTGCATCAATTTGTGCGAGCCTGAATTATATTGATATTAACGTTGATTTAAGCGGTGTGCAACTGATGATCGTCCCTAGATTGCAAAAAGTCTTTCCCATCAACAAATTTTTCATTGCTCCTCAGTTTACTTCTCAAATGTGCCTCGCCTTGTGATACTTAGTTTTATATATAAGAATGAAGTCGCggttgaaaaaaatgaaatttcaaatcaaaatagTTTGTTGGAACAATAACAAATAGGAAAGTCAACGATTTGTATGTGATTACTGGTGTATTTGTAATATGTAGCTCCttaatatgtgtgtatgtgtcgtcttttcttttctttttggaacaaGAATAGCTTGATGTATGTTTtcgttttaattaattatacttttttgtttttaatactCATTTTAAACAAGCTTTATTGGTAATATGTAATTAACTATACATTAGATAGAAACTTGTGCTTTAAATAAAACCAAGAGTATGAATTATTGATCCCAAAAtgtatgatgtttttgagtgtTCCTTCCTAATAGAAAAGATAAATAGTATCTAAATGAATTATTATCTTGATCAttttgtaaattcactaatatGTTCTATATTTGCGTAAAGCGGAGCAAATTTACTAGTTTGTTATATAAGTGGAGTGTAAATTTGCATTAATATGGTTATGTAGCTATTTGGGAACTTGCTCGTGTCTAATACCTACCTTCGTCTTTAAATTAATTTACAATGTCAAGTGAGTAAATGAAAATTCCATGTGAGTTATTTTATGTTTGTAAAAATGTAAATTTTGCATGGAGTATGCTCATAGCTATTGGGAACCTGCTCATGAAAAAGATCGAGTTTTCCCTtgattttcatcatataattaaGAGGAAAGAGGACTTTCCCCCCAACTTTTGAGTATAGATTAGCATGTGAAATTGTTGAGTTCTCCCGTAAGCATAGGATAAGTGGTCTTGGTCTTCTTATATATGCAAGCAATCCTCTTTTCATTCACAGTTTTAATTGGGTTGAGTTCCAAGATCCATTCTTCTATCTCTTTTTTGGTTAGGCCCATCCcaattcattattattattaccccTATCCggtgcgggggggggggggtgttgagTTCTCCCACATTGGTGTTATAAGTGGTCcttggtctccttatatggccGTCTTCGTCCCTTTAGCATGTTTTTGCGGGTTGAGTTATTGGAGGGCCAAAGATACATTTTTTACGGAAACACTAGTAAATTGCAATCCAAGAAGTTATAATGGCCCAGAGGAAGAAAACAATCTTTATCAAAGATTATACTGAGTGATAAATACTATTTTATTCATAATTAAAGGTTTTGAATTCGAGCATGCATATGAAAGTGTCTCGGTAGTAAGCACTTTTATCCCTAAAGTGAGACTTTCAGATGTGAGTCTAGATTCATCGAGCCTGAAAATGAGTACCAGACATTAGGTAAGAAACAAGTACCCCACAACTTTACATTGAtcaaaattgaattagatataaTTGCAAGGATTTCTTATAAAGGGACTTCGAGAATATATTCTTTGCAAAGATTTGTACTATGCAAACATATTAGCTGGCCACGAAATGCAATTTAAAACCCCGCGAAAAGGAAGTAAGAATTCCCCAAGCGTGTTCTGATACTTTTGCTTGTGTTCTTATCCTTTTGCTTACTCCCTTTTGTACATTTTTAGTTTTAAACAAAGCTATCATCTTGTCTGCTTTTGATTATTCCCATTTACACTTTGAAAACCAAAACTAATATAGTAATTTTATATTGCCGTGTCCTCTGTTTTTGCTTATTCCCAATCGCACTTGTAAACAAAAGCTATCAATTTCATATTGCCATCTTCTCTTCTTCTGCTTATTCCCAATTGCACCTTTAAACAAAGCTCTCAATTTTCTATTGACATGTTTCTTTGTTGCAAACTTGCAACTCcatatatataatcaattaCCAGTAGCATGCTGTGCACTGACTCATAACCCCTCTGTCTTAGCTTCTTCTTATTGCACCATTTCTTGGCTTTTCATCTCTCATTTCCAACAACTATTTCATTAATTTGTGGTGCACCTAGTCATGTCCAAATCACTAGCAGGAAAGAGGTTTCTTGTTGGTTATGCTCTTTCACCTGAAAAGATGAGCACATTTATGAAAGATTCTCTGGTCATTCATGCCCGAGAACGAGGCGTTGATCTAATTCCTATCGATATCAACAAGCCAGTGATAGAACAAGGTCCCTTCGACTGCATCATTCACAAGCTATATGACACAGAGTGGAGGAAACAGCTGGGAGAATTCTCTCTTCAGAACCCTACCACCCTCATAATCGACCCCGTAAATGCCATCGAGAAGCTCCAGAATCGAGTCTCCATGCTAAAATTCGTCAAAGAATTGAAAATCGAGAATCTCGAAACTCCTTTGcaggtttttttttgtttgagttTCAATTATTCCATATGTTCCAATATACCTTATGTAGCATAATTACTActactgtattttttttttttttaccatatttTAAATGTgttctaaatattttgaattattaactATTACTAGTATAATTGGTCCCTACTCCCTAGTATGATTTATGGGACTAGTACTTTTTATGACTTGCCAAatatgtaatttattttaaaagaattgaagTATTTATATCCGAATTTACATAAGAAATTACGAATTTTGACCCCCCGTGCTTTGAATTTTACTAAAAAAagtgaaatggagggagtacacTGGAGGaccaagaagaagaaaggtaaatattAATAAGGCGATTAAACCATTTATACAAGTGTTAAATCAATTGTCTTTTCTCTATTTTCGCAATGAATTCAATTGAAACCAATTCACTAAAAATAGCTCCACCCCTGAGAAGTGAAAAAAAGAGATAGTGTGAAttgaatttataatttattagcTCAGCTGTAAGCTTGGATGATTGCTTTGCAGGTTTTCGTTTCCGAGGATTCATCAGAATCCCCGCTGGACGCCATGACTCGTGAGGGCATGAAATTTCCCCTGATTGCCAAACCCTTGATAGCTGATGGCTCCGCGAACTCACACCAAATGTCTTTAGTCCTAAACCAAAACGGGTTAACAAAATTAAACCCGCCAATCGTCTTAcaggaattcattaaccacggGGGAGTTATTTTCAAGGTTTACGTAGCAGGGGATCACGTGAAATGTGTCAAAAGGAAGTCACTGACTGATATATCAGTGGATAAATTGGAAACCAGCTCAGAGAACTTGA
Coding sequences within it:
- the LOC132058260 gene encoding inositol-tetrakisphosphate 1-kinase 1-like, producing the protein MSKSLAGKRFLVGYALSPEKMSTFMKDSLVIHARERGVDLIPIDINKPVIEQGPFDCIIHKLYDTEWRKQLGEFSLQNPTTLIIDPVNAIEKLQNRVSMLKFVKELKIENLETPLQVFVSEDSSESPLDAMTREGMKFPLIAKPLIADGSANSHQMSLVLNQNGLTKLNPPIVLQEFINHGGVIFKVYVAGDHVKCVKRKSLTDISVDKLETSSENLISFSQVSNFADQNQSDRESFTELMEAAEMPPLSFVNEVANRMRDALELHLFNFDMLRDSRTGTRYLVIDINYFPGYAKVPEFETMLTDFFIDIARKKRSSETANLDQLETKAKEADSNGNNL